In one window of Zingiber officinale cultivar Zhangliang chromosome 11A, Zo_v1.1, whole genome shotgun sequence DNA:
- the LOC122032340 gene encoding uncharacterized protein LOC122032340 isoform X2 — MPILRSIAASLGSPPETLETTPPSSVEASADETIHSSRTSPATSSSFRQSSTEMDHSGATPPLRRSLRLASMSNASFVTDSPAVTNRGGRKNSLSSVSKTTVEVEAPPTVCKADAEEIKVLEVPEGSPTLLNHKRKDFDDSVGGKYMCLRSGSKLARVGFDQMSGDTNEAQTEMLTSGPQRVHEGFSNGIDVDMVAENLEEKIGEERFSTQLKGKGILIEAVPEEQQAGKVNQTIENAEYENKGKGKLVEEEDLLSISAAEFDMDADAAVAKDVARYSGYANTSTRKSKRQNEYRKEVVRSRAIELAPKFAFFKPEDDKQEEEDDKQEAEGQEDPEDLPPDANNEDWPGPFSTALKIIEDRNQKLRTRESNNYFKKGQNDKSRISWVPTKNRNPMARVPSTLRDLCVKILLENAEEIESLDGIPDLLKHRLILKLCHSRKMNPHLLSHLVSATPTEICLSDCSWLTEVQFENIFSQCDVKCLKVLQLDRCGRCLPDYVLRSTLAHYPNGLPSLTRLNLKGAYRLSDDGLNAVVASAPSLSSINLSECPLLTSMGIINLADKLGTVLTELYIDGCQNVDAMAILPALKKVNHLEVLSVGGLQSVCDKFVHQLIPICGSHMRELALAGCDDEAIAAFLEASGGSLAELSLNNVAKVAEQTALAISRRCCSTLYSLDLSFCREMTDEALGLIVDNCSSLRFLKLFGCTQVTEVFFNGHSNSSLKVIGPKGQLLDDSDMSLF, encoded by the exons ATGCCGATCCTAAGGTCTATTGCCGCTTCTTTGGGTTCTCCTCCCGAAACCCTAGAAACCACTCCGCCGTCTTCTGTAGAAGCTTCCGCCGATGAGACAATCCACTCTTCCAGGACCTCTCCTGCAACGTCCTCCTCGTTCCGTCAATCGAGCACTGAGATGGATCACTCTGGAGCGACGCCTCCCCTAAGGCGGAGCCTCCGCCTCGCATCGATGTCCAATGCTTCCTTCGTGACCGACTCGCCTGCTGTGACCAATCGTGGTGGCAGGAAGAACTCCCTTTCTAGCGTCTCAAAAACTACGGTTGAAGTGGAGGCTCCGCCGACCGTTTGCAAGGCAGACGCGGAAGAGATTAAGGTGTTGGAGGTTCCTGAGGGGTCTCCTACTTTACTTAACCATAAGAGAAAAGATTTTGATGATTCTGTTGGGGGAAAGTACATGTGCCTCAGGTCTGGGTCTAAACTTGCTCGGGTAGGATTTGATCAAATGTCGGGAGATACAAATGAAGCTCAAACTGAGATGTTGACGTCAGGTCCTCAGCGTGTTCATGAAGGCTTTTCAAATGGAATTGATGTCGACATGGTTGCAGAGAATTTGGAGGAGAAAATTGGGGAAGAAAGGTTCTCCACTCAATTAAAAGGGAAGGGAATACTGATAGAGGCTGTTCCAGAGGAACAGCAAGCTGGGAAAGTGAATCAAACAATAGAAAATGCTGAGTATGAAAATAAGGGGAAGGGAAAGTTGGTCGAGGAAGAAGACTTACTGTCAATTAGTGCGGCTGAATTTGACATGGATGCTGATGCAGCTGTTGCAAAGGATGTTGCTAGATACTCGGGATATGCTAACACAAGTACTAGAAAATCAAAAAGACAAAATGAATATAGAAAAGAAGTTGTCAGGTCAAGAGCTATAGAGTTGGCTCCCAAATTTGCCTTCTTTAAACCAGAAGATGataagcaagaggaagaagatgataaacAAGAGGCAGAAGGACAAGAGGATCCTGAGGACTTACCTCCAGATGCTAACAATGAGGACTGGCCAGGGCCATTTTCTACTGCCCTGAAGATCATTGAAGACAGAAATCAAAAGCTGAGAACCCGAGAATCaaataattattttaagaaaGGTCAGAATGACAAATCAAGGATTTCATGGGTACCCACAAAAAACCGCAATCCCATGGCAAGGGTCCCTTCAACCCTGCGAGACTTGTGTGTTAAAATTCTCTTAGAAAATGCTGAAGAAATTGAGTCACTTGATGGCATTCCTGATTTGCTAAAACACCGGTTAATATTAAAGTTGTGCCATTCTAGGAAAATGAATCCGCATCTTCTTAGTCATCTTGTGAGTGCTACTCCCACGGAGATATGCCTCAGTGACTGTTCATGGCTAACAGAAGTCCAGTTTGAGAATATTTTTTCTCAATGTGATGTGAAATGCTTAAAG GTGTTGCAACTAGACAGGTGTGGAAGATGTTTGCCTGACTATGTTTTGCGTTCTACCTTGGCCCATTACCCTAATGGTTTGCCTTCATTAACTAGACTAAATCTCAAGGGTGCTTATCGGCTTTCAGATGATGGCTTAAATGCAGTTGTTGCTTCAGCACCTTCCTTAAGTTCTATAAATTTGTCAGAGTGCCCCCTTCTTACCTCAATGGGAATCATAAATTTAGCTGACAAGTTGGGCACTGTTTTGACGGAACTATATATAGATGGTTGCCAAAATGTTGATGCTATGGCTATTCTACCTGCACTCAAGAAAGTAAATCATTTAGAAGTTCTGTCAGTCGGTGGACTTCAGTCTGTTTGTGATAAGTTTGTACACCAGCTTATTCCTATTTGTGGTTCACACATGAGGGAATTAGCCTTGGCAGGATGCGA TGATGAGGCTATTGCAGCATTCTTGGAAGCATCTGGAGGTTCATTAGCTGAACTTTCCCTAAATAATGTTGCAAAG GTTGCAGAACAAACTGCTCTAGCCATTTCTCGCCGGTGTTGCTCCACCTTGTACAGTCTAGATTTGTCATTTTGTCGAGAAATGACAGACGAAGCACTTGGTTTGATTGTTGATAATTGTTCATCATTGAGGTTTCTGAAACTATTTGGATGCACCCAG GTCACTGAAGTGTTCTTCAATGGTCACTCAAACTCGTCTCTTAAAGTGATTGGACCTAAAGGGCAGCTGCTGGATGACAGTGATATGTCTTTATTTTGA
- the LOC122032493 gene encoding serine/threonine/tyrosine-protein kinase HT1-like isoform X1, giving the protein MSLQQNEQQLWQRKILSPSRIPSPITLECSPDSPNEQQQKQPRPCSRGLAAIFSLFPKTQHSGESRYEKQVAELQEEVGRQRELKTTYKARLERTQEYLRYCLEIAKENGFLHLLSSNTEIYVSAKMEKNSSLQEIDHPNLTGIVDQAKFNNWYIEPDEIDVHEQIGSGTTANIYRATWRGLPVAVKWVHPSVLHSGEGSGGLTWFVQELDILSRQRHPHVLRLMGACFRTPRQGWVVTELLSGKTLAEWLHGHKGREKTRRAPLPPLKERVQKGLEIALAMQYLHLQKPRILHRDLKPSNVLLDDAMRVRVADFGHARVLDEGEEALTGEMGTYVYMAPEVIRCEPYTEKCDVYSFAIILNELVTGEHPYIETNFGPGKIALEVSEGRLRPNLKEYEGQCKELRELRSCSWHQNAESRPDFAAITLALGKVLDELKYSF; this is encoded by the exons ATGAGCTTGCAGCAAAATGAACAGCAGCTGTGGCAAAGAAAAATACTGTCACCAAGTCGCATACCGTCTCCGATAACCCTCGAGTGTTCACCAGATTCCCCAAACGAGCAGCAGCAGAAGCAGCCTCGCCCCTGTTCTAGGGGCCTCGCTGCAATCTTCTCTCTGTTCCCAAAGACTCAGCACTCTGGCGAATCAAGATACGAGAAGCAG GTTGCGGAACTCCAAGAGGAAGTTGGTCGACAAAGAGAGCTGAAGACGACCTATAAGGCCCGTCTCGAGAGGACGCAGGAGTATCTGAGGTACTGTCTGGAGATCGCCAAGGAAAATGGATTCTTGCACCTCTTATccagcaacacagaaatctacgTTTCCGCAAAAATGGAGAAAAATTCCAGTTTGCAGGAAATTGATCATCCAAATTTGACTGGTATAGTTGATCAAGCGAAGTTCAACAATTGGTACATAGAGCCGGATGAG ATCGATGTCCACGAGCAAATCGGCAGCGGAACCACCGCCAACATCTACAGAGCGACATGGAGAGGCCTGCCCGTCGCCGTCAAGTGGGTCCACCCTTCCGTACTCCATTCCGGAGAAGGAAGCGGGGGCCTGACCTGGTTCGTCCAGGAGCTCGACATCCTCTCGCGCCAGCGCCACCCCCACGTCCTCCGCCTGATGGGCGCTTGCTTCCGCACTCCGAGACAGGGGTGGGTGGTCACGGAGCTCCTGAGTGGAAAGACGCTCGCGGAGTGGCTTCACGGGCACAAAGGGCGGGAGAAGACGAGGCGGGCGCCGCTTCCGCCTCTGAAGGAAAGGGTACAGAAGGGGCTGGAGATCGCTCTGGCGATGCAGTACCTTCACCTGCAAAAGCCCAGGATCCTCCACCGGGACCTGAAGCCGAGCAACGTCCTGTTGGACGACGCGATGCGTGTGCGGGTGGCAGACTTCGGGCATGCTCGCGTGCTGGACGAGGGCGAGGAAGCGCTCACAGGAGAAATGG GAACTTACGTGTACATGGCGCCTGAGGTGATCCGTTGTGAACCATACACAGAGAAATGTGATGTTTACAGCTTTGCCATCATTCTAAATGAGCTTGTAACTGGTGAACATCCATATATTGAGACCAATTTTGGTCCCGGCAAG ATTGCACTGGAAGTGAGTGAAGGAAGGCTTAGGCCAAATCTGAAAGAGTATGAGGGGCAATGCAAGGAGCTCAGAGAACTTAGATCTTGTTCTTGGCATCAAAATGCTGAAAGTAGACCTGACTTTGCAGCTATCACTTTGGCTCTTGGAAAGGTACTAGATGAGTTGAAATATAGTTTCTAG
- the LOC122032340 gene encoding uncharacterized protein LOC122032340 isoform X1, which translates to MPILRSIAASLGSPPETLETTPPSSVEASADETIHSSRTSPATSSSFRQSSTEMDHSGATPPLRRSLRLASMSNASFVTDSPAVTNRGGRKNSLSSVSKTTVEVEAPPTVCKADAEEIKVLEVPEGSPTLLNHKRKDFDDSVGGKYMCLRSGSKLARVGFDQMSGDTNEAQTEMLTSGPQRVHEGFSNGIDVDMVAENLEEKIGEERFSTQLKGKGILIEAVPEEQQAGKVNQTIENAEYENKGKGKLVEEEDLLSISAAEFDMDADAAVAKDVARYSGYANTSTRKSKRQNEYRKEVVRSRAIELAPKFAFFKPEDDKQEEEDDKQEAEGQEDPEDLPPDANNEDWPGPFSTALKIIEDRNQKLRTRESNNYFKKGQNDKSRISWVPTKNRNPMARVPSTLRDLCVKILLENAEEIESLDGIPDLLKHRLILKLCHSRKMNPHLLSHLVSATPTEICLSDCSWLTEVQFENIFSQCDVKCLKVLQLDRCGRCLPDYVLRSTLAHYPNGLPSLTRLNLKGAYRLSDDGLNAVVASAPSLSSINLSECPLLTSMGIINLADKLGTVLTELYIDGCQNVDAMAILPALKKVNHLEVLSVGGLQSVCDKFVHQLIPICGSHMRELALAGCEKLSTASIRTIGAHCCRLFAIDLQNLKRLNDSSIGYLANGCRSLQKLKLRRNAFSDEAIAAFLEASGGSLAELSLNNVAKVAEQTALAISRRCCSTLYSLDLSFCREMTDEALGLIVDNCSSLRFLKLFGCTQVTEVFFNGHSNSSLKVIGPKGQLLDDSDMSLF; encoded by the exons ATGCCGATCCTAAGGTCTATTGCCGCTTCTTTGGGTTCTCCTCCCGAAACCCTAGAAACCACTCCGCCGTCTTCTGTAGAAGCTTCCGCCGATGAGACAATCCACTCTTCCAGGACCTCTCCTGCAACGTCCTCCTCGTTCCGTCAATCGAGCACTGAGATGGATCACTCTGGAGCGACGCCTCCCCTAAGGCGGAGCCTCCGCCTCGCATCGATGTCCAATGCTTCCTTCGTGACCGACTCGCCTGCTGTGACCAATCGTGGTGGCAGGAAGAACTCCCTTTCTAGCGTCTCAAAAACTACGGTTGAAGTGGAGGCTCCGCCGACCGTTTGCAAGGCAGACGCGGAAGAGATTAAGGTGTTGGAGGTTCCTGAGGGGTCTCCTACTTTACTTAACCATAAGAGAAAAGATTTTGATGATTCTGTTGGGGGAAAGTACATGTGCCTCAGGTCTGGGTCTAAACTTGCTCGGGTAGGATTTGATCAAATGTCGGGAGATACAAATGAAGCTCAAACTGAGATGTTGACGTCAGGTCCTCAGCGTGTTCATGAAGGCTTTTCAAATGGAATTGATGTCGACATGGTTGCAGAGAATTTGGAGGAGAAAATTGGGGAAGAAAGGTTCTCCACTCAATTAAAAGGGAAGGGAATACTGATAGAGGCTGTTCCAGAGGAACAGCAAGCTGGGAAAGTGAATCAAACAATAGAAAATGCTGAGTATGAAAATAAGGGGAAGGGAAAGTTGGTCGAGGAAGAAGACTTACTGTCAATTAGTGCGGCTGAATTTGACATGGATGCTGATGCAGCTGTTGCAAAGGATGTTGCTAGATACTCGGGATATGCTAACACAAGTACTAGAAAATCAAAAAGACAAAATGAATATAGAAAAGAAGTTGTCAGGTCAAGAGCTATAGAGTTGGCTCCCAAATTTGCCTTCTTTAAACCAGAAGATGataagcaagaggaagaagatgataaacAAGAGGCAGAAGGACAAGAGGATCCTGAGGACTTACCTCCAGATGCTAACAATGAGGACTGGCCAGGGCCATTTTCTACTGCCCTGAAGATCATTGAAGACAGAAATCAAAAGCTGAGAACCCGAGAATCaaataattattttaagaaaGGTCAGAATGACAAATCAAGGATTTCATGGGTACCCACAAAAAACCGCAATCCCATGGCAAGGGTCCCTTCAACCCTGCGAGACTTGTGTGTTAAAATTCTCTTAGAAAATGCTGAAGAAATTGAGTCACTTGATGGCATTCCTGATTTGCTAAAACACCGGTTAATATTAAAGTTGTGCCATTCTAGGAAAATGAATCCGCATCTTCTTAGTCATCTTGTGAGTGCTACTCCCACGGAGATATGCCTCAGTGACTGTTCATGGCTAACAGAAGTCCAGTTTGAGAATATTTTTTCTCAATGTGATGTGAAATGCTTAAAG GTGTTGCAACTAGACAGGTGTGGAAGATGTTTGCCTGACTATGTTTTGCGTTCTACCTTGGCCCATTACCCTAATGGTTTGCCTTCATTAACTAGACTAAATCTCAAGGGTGCTTATCGGCTTTCAGATGATGGCTTAAATGCAGTTGTTGCTTCAGCACCTTCCTTAAGTTCTATAAATTTGTCAGAGTGCCCCCTTCTTACCTCAATGGGAATCATAAATTTAGCTGACAAGTTGGGCACTGTTTTGACGGAACTATATATAGATGGTTGCCAAAATGTTGATGCTATGGCTATTCTACCTGCACTCAAGAAAGTAAATCATTTAGAAGTTCTGTCAGTCGGTGGACTTCAGTCTGTTTGTGATAAGTTTGTACACCAGCTTATTCCTATTTGTGGTTCACACATGAGGGAATTAGCCTTGGCAGGATGCGA GAAACTGTCTACTGCTTCCATTAGAACTATTGGTGCACATTGTTGTAGACTATTTGCTATTGATCTTCAGAATTTGAAAAGATTGAATGATTCTTCTATAGGATATCTTGCCAATGGTTGTAGATCACTTCAAAAACTTAAGCTTCGGCGTAATGCATTCAG TGATGAGGCTATTGCAGCATTCTTGGAAGCATCTGGAGGTTCATTAGCTGAACTTTCCCTAAATAATGTTGCAAAG GTTGCAGAACAAACTGCTCTAGCCATTTCTCGCCGGTGTTGCTCCACCTTGTACAGTCTAGATTTGTCATTTTGTCGAGAAATGACAGACGAAGCACTTGGTTTGATTGTTGATAATTGTTCATCATTGAGGTTTCTGAAACTATTTGGATGCACCCAG GTCACTGAAGTGTTCTTCAATGGTCACTCAAACTCGTCTCTTAAAGTGATTGGACCTAAAGGGCAGCTGCTGGATGACAGTGATATGTCTTTATTTTGA
- the LOC122031075 gene encoding AAA-ATPase At5g57480-like: MELLSQMWSLLGLLTILQNILPSQLLALLHSTWQSLQDSLTPYSYFDVPEFLGSSAVEPNDLYRHVHLYLHQSLICSAATSSAPPRLTLSLPCGSLAAPSLSISPNHSLEDSFAGQRLLWTHHADTLQDSLEERRTYSLRLPKRASAALLGPYLAHLSGAADHLERSSRPRRLFTNSPRGVTPSWFSVPFRHPATFATLALEPAMKVSILADLDAFADGREFYCRTGRAWKRGYLLHGPPGSGKSSLIAAMANHLHYDVYDLELTRVANNSDLRSLLIQTNNRSVIVIEDIDCSLDLTGDRRGTGKSTAARMRTVRRRRQPSLDNEGTDSEDDDVGGRGNDGRVTLSGLLNFIDGLWSCCGEERVIVFTTNYVEAFDPALLRPGRMDVHVRLGACGAHAMRELVERYVGLRDHEMVAVAEGFIRAGAEMTPAEVAEVLLRDREEPEEAVRSLVAELRARVVGGVGSEEEEEESGRAWSWEESPEKAGGKRRRAGWEKKVRFLRRLRSLTKSDAESRGV, translated from the coding sequence ATGGAGCTTCTATCGCAGATGTGGTCGCTCTTAGGGCTGCTCACCATCCTCCAAAACATCCTTCCTTCTCAGCTTCTGGCCCTTCTCCACTCGACGTGGCAGTCACTTCAAGACTCCCTCACCCCTTACTCCTACTTCGACGTGCCTGAGTTCCTCGGCTCCTCCGCCGTCGAACCGAACGACCTCTACCGCCACGTCCACCTCTACCTCCATCAGTCGCTTATTTGCTCTGCAGCCACCTCTTCCGCCCCGCCCCGCCTCACCCTCTCGCTCCCCTGCGGCTCTCTCGCCGCCCCTTCGCTGTCGATATCCCCCAACCATTCCCTCGAAGATTCCTTCGCCGGCCAACGCCTCCTCTGGACACACCACGCCGACACGCTCCAGGACTCGCTCGAGGAGCGTCGGACCTACTCTCTCCGCCTCCCCAAGCGCGCTTCCGCAGCCCTCCTCGGCCCTTACCTCGCCCACCTCTCCGGCGCGGCCGACCACCTCGAGCGCTCCTCACGCCCCCGTCGCCTCTTCACCAACTCGCCTCGCGGAGTGACACCCTCCTGGTTCTCCGTGCCGTTCCGCCACCCGGCCACATTCGCCACGCTGGCGCTCGAGCCCGCGATGAAAGTGAGCATCCTGGCGGACCTGGATGCCTTTGCGGATGGCCGAGAGTTCTACTGCCGTACGGGCCGCGCGTGGAAGCGCGGGTACCTGCTCCACGGCCCGCCAGGTTCCGGAAAGTCCTCGCTCATTGCTGCAATGGCCAACCACCTGCACTACGACGTCTACGATCTGGAGTTGACCCGAGTTGCCAACAACTCGGACCTACGTTCGTTGCTCATCCAGACGAACAACCGCTCCGTGATTGTAATCGAGGACATAGACTGCTCTCTGGATCTCACCGGCGATCGGCGTGGTACGGGGAAGTCCACAGCAGCGAGGATGAGAACGGTGAGGCGTCGACGGCAGCCTTCGCTCGACAACGAGGGAACCGACTCCGAGGACGATGACGTCGGAGGCAGAGGCAACGACGGGCGCGTGACGCTGTCCGGGCTGCTGAACTTTATCGACGGGCTGTGGTCGTGCTGCGGCGAGGAGAGGGTGATAGTGTTCACGACGAACTACGTGGAGGCGTTCGACCCGGCGCTGCTGCGGCCGGGCCGGATGGACGTGCACGTGAGGCTGGGCGCCTGCGGGGCGCACGCAATGCGGGAACTGGTGGAGAGATACGTGGGGTTGAGGGACCACGAGATGGTGGCCGTGGCGGAGGGTTTCATTCGGGCGGGAGCGGAGATGACGCCTGCGGAGGTGGCGGAGGTGCTGTTGAGGGACAGGGAAGAACCAGAGGAGGCGGTGAGGAGCTTGGTAGCTGAGCTGAGGGCGAGAGTCGTGGGTGGAGTAGGCagcgaagaggaagaggaggagtcCGGGAGGGCGTGGAGTTGGGAGGAGTCGCCGGAGAAGGCGGGGGGAAAGAGGAGGAGGGCCGGTTGGGAGAAAAAGGTGAGGTTTTTGCGGCGGCTGAGGAGCTTGACCAAGTCAGATGCAGAAAGCAGGGGGGTTTAG
- the LOC122031077 gene encoding protein PHOTOSYSTEM I ASSEMBLY 2, chloroplastic has protein sequence MMTGRSVFLFSTISPSLMTTRNRSRRRGGSASRDSASFGAKIYVSSNLEEQEGPKRHDSEPSSSPINLKETGSLHSRRKCVACLCATLAAVHIAGPLHAPDGFALESTDSKLKSVCRNCSGSGVVLCDMCGGTGKWKALNRKRAKDVYEFTECPNCYGRGKLVCPICLGTGLPNNKGLLRRPEARKLLEKMYNGRLLPTS, from the exons ATGATGACTGGTCGTAGCGTATTCCTCTTCTCCACTATCTCCCCCTCTTTAATGACGACTAGGAACCGAAGCAGAAGAAGAGGCGGAAGCGCAAGCAGAGACTCGGCTAGTTTTGGCG CTAAAATTTATGTCAGCTCCAATTTGGAGGAGCAGGAAGGACCAAAGCGTCATGACAGTGAACCTTCATCAAGCCCTATTAACCTAAAG GAGACTGGTTCACTTCATTCAAGACGAAAATGTGTTGCATGTTTATGTGCAACTCTAGCAGCAGTACATATTGCTGGACCATTGCATGCACCTGATGGATTTGCATTAGAATCAACGGATAGTAAATTAAAATCTGTGTGTCGAAATTGTAGCGGAAGTGGTGTTGTATTAT GTGACATGTGTGGTGGCACGGGAAAATGGAAAGCACTCAACAGAAAGCGAGCAAAAGATGTGTACGAGTTTACAGAATGCCCTAATTGTTATG GTCGTGGAAAACTGGTGTGCCCTATTTGTCTTGGCACGGGTTTACCCAACAACAAGGGGCTTCTTCGAAGACCTGAAGCGCGAAAATTGTTGGAAAAGATGTACAATGGCAGGCTGTTGCCGACCTCCTAA
- the LOC122032493 gene encoding serine/threonine/tyrosine-protein kinase HT1-like isoform X3 has protein sequence MSLQQNEQQLWQRKILSPSRIPSPITLECSPDSPNEQQQKQPRPCSRGLAAIFSLFPKTQHSGESRYEKQVAELQEEVGRQRELKTTYKARLERTQEYLRYCLEIAKENGFLHLLSSNTEIYVSAKMEKNSSLQEIDHPNLTGIVDQAKFNNWYIEPDEIDVHEQIGSGTTANIYRATWRGLPVAVKWVHPSVLHSGEGSGGLTWFVQELDILSRQRHPHVLRLMGACFRTPRQGWVVTELLSGKTLAEWLHGHKGREKTRRAPLPPLKERVQKGLEIALAMQYLHLQKPRILHRDLKPSNVLLDDAMRVRVADFGHARVLDEGEEALTGEMGTYVYMAPEVIRCEPYTEKCDVYSFAIILNELVTGEHPYIETNFGPGKIALEVSEGRLRPNLKEYEGQCKELRELRSCSWHQNAESRPDFAAITLALGKAEDS, from the exons ATGAGCTTGCAGCAAAATGAACAGCAGCTGTGGCAAAGAAAAATACTGTCACCAAGTCGCATACCGTCTCCGATAACCCTCGAGTGTTCACCAGATTCCCCAAACGAGCAGCAGCAGAAGCAGCCTCGCCCCTGTTCTAGGGGCCTCGCTGCAATCTTCTCTCTGTTCCCAAAGACTCAGCACTCTGGCGAATCAAGATACGAGAAGCAG GTTGCGGAACTCCAAGAGGAAGTTGGTCGACAAAGAGAGCTGAAGACGACCTATAAGGCCCGTCTCGAGAGGACGCAGGAGTATCTGAGGTACTGTCTGGAGATCGCCAAGGAAAATGGATTCTTGCACCTCTTATccagcaacacagaaatctacgTTTCCGCAAAAATGGAGAAAAATTCCAGTTTGCAGGAAATTGATCATCCAAATTTGACTGGTATAGTTGATCAAGCGAAGTTCAACAATTGGTACATAGAGCCGGATGAG ATCGATGTCCACGAGCAAATCGGCAGCGGAACCACCGCCAACATCTACAGAGCGACATGGAGAGGCCTGCCCGTCGCCGTCAAGTGGGTCCACCCTTCCGTACTCCATTCCGGAGAAGGAAGCGGGGGCCTGACCTGGTTCGTCCAGGAGCTCGACATCCTCTCGCGCCAGCGCCACCCCCACGTCCTCCGCCTGATGGGCGCTTGCTTCCGCACTCCGAGACAGGGGTGGGTGGTCACGGAGCTCCTGAGTGGAAAGACGCTCGCGGAGTGGCTTCACGGGCACAAAGGGCGGGAGAAGACGAGGCGGGCGCCGCTTCCGCCTCTGAAGGAAAGGGTACAGAAGGGGCTGGAGATCGCTCTGGCGATGCAGTACCTTCACCTGCAAAAGCCCAGGATCCTCCACCGGGACCTGAAGCCGAGCAACGTCCTGTTGGACGACGCGATGCGTGTGCGGGTGGCAGACTTCGGGCATGCTCGCGTGCTGGACGAGGGCGAGGAAGCGCTCACAGGAGAAATGG GAACTTACGTGTACATGGCGCCTGAGGTGATCCGTTGTGAACCATACACAGAGAAATGTGATGTTTACAGCTTTGCCATCATTCTAAATGAGCTTGTAACTGGTGAACATCCATATATTGAGACCAATTTTGGTCCCGGCAAG ATTGCACTGGAAGTGAGTGAAGGAAGGCTTAGGCCAAATCTGAAAGAGTATGAGGGGCAATGCAAGGAGCTCAGAGAACTTAGATCTTGTTCTTGGCATCAAAATGCTGAAAGTAGACCTGACTTTGCAGCTATCACTTTGGCTCTTGGAAAG GCCGAAGATAGTTAA
- the LOC122032493 gene encoding serine/threonine/tyrosine-protein kinase HT1-like isoform X2: MSLQQNEQQLWQRKILSPSRIPSPITLECSPDSPNEQQQKQPRPCSRGLAAIFSLFPKTQHSGESRYEKQVAELQEEVGRQRELKTTYKARLERTQEYLRYCLEIAKENGFLHLLSSNTEIYVSAKMEKNSSLQEIDHPNLTGIVDQAKFNNWYIEPDEIDVHEQIGSGTTANIYRATWRGLPVAVKWVHPSVLHSGEGSGGLTWFVQELDILSRQRHPHVLRLMGACFRTPRQGWVVTELLSGKTLAEWLHGHKGREKTRRAPLPPLKERVQKGLEIALAMQYLHLQKPRILHRDLKPSNVLLDDAMRVRVADFGHARVLDEGEEALTGEMGTYVYMAPEVIRCEPYTEKCDVYSFAIILNELVTGEHPYIETNFGPGKIALEVSEGRLRPNLKEYEGQCKELRELRSCSWHQNAESRPDFAAITLALGKLCCLS; encoded by the exons ATGAGCTTGCAGCAAAATGAACAGCAGCTGTGGCAAAGAAAAATACTGTCACCAAGTCGCATACCGTCTCCGATAACCCTCGAGTGTTCACCAGATTCCCCAAACGAGCAGCAGCAGAAGCAGCCTCGCCCCTGTTCTAGGGGCCTCGCTGCAATCTTCTCTCTGTTCCCAAAGACTCAGCACTCTGGCGAATCAAGATACGAGAAGCAG GTTGCGGAACTCCAAGAGGAAGTTGGTCGACAAAGAGAGCTGAAGACGACCTATAAGGCCCGTCTCGAGAGGACGCAGGAGTATCTGAGGTACTGTCTGGAGATCGCCAAGGAAAATGGATTCTTGCACCTCTTATccagcaacacagaaatctacgTTTCCGCAAAAATGGAGAAAAATTCCAGTTTGCAGGAAATTGATCATCCAAATTTGACTGGTATAGTTGATCAAGCGAAGTTCAACAATTGGTACATAGAGCCGGATGAG ATCGATGTCCACGAGCAAATCGGCAGCGGAACCACCGCCAACATCTACAGAGCGACATGGAGAGGCCTGCCCGTCGCCGTCAAGTGGGTCCACCCTTCCGTACTCCATTCCGGAGAAGGAAGCGGGGGCCTGACCTGGTTCGTCCAGGAGCTCGACATCCTCTCGCGCCAGCGCCACCCCCACGTCCTCCGCCTGATGGGCGCTTGCTTCCGCACTCCGAGACAGGGGTGGGTGGTCACGGAGCTCCTGAGTGGAAAGACGCTCGCGGAGTGGCTTCACGGGCACAAAGGGCGGGAGAAGACGAGGCGGGCGCCGCTTCCGCCTCTGAAGGAAAGGGTACAGAAGGGGCTGGAGATCGCTCTGGCGATGCAGTACCTTCACCTGCAAAAGCCCAGGATCCTCCACCGGGACCTGAAGCCGAGCAACGTCCTGTTGGACGACGCGATGCGTGTGCGGGTGGCAGACTTCGGGCATGCTCGCGTGCTGGACGAGGGCGAGGAAGCGCTCACAGGAGAAATGG GAACTTACGTGTACATGGCGCCTGAGGTGATCCGTTGTGAACCATACACAGAGAAATGTGATGTTTACAGCTTTGCCATCATTCTAAATGAGCTTGTAACTGGTGAACATCCATATATTGAGACCAATTTTGGTCCCGGCAAG ATTGCACTGGAAGTGAGTGAAGGAAGGCTTAGGCCAAATCTGAAAGAGTATGAGGGGCAATGCAAGGAGCTCAGAGAACTTAGATCTTGTTCTTGGCATCAAAATGCTGAAAGTAGACCTGACTTTGCAGCTATCACTTTGGCTCTTGGAAAG tTATGTTGCCTCTCTTGA